From the Malus domestica chromosome 17, GDT2T_hap1 genome, one window contains:
- the LOC114822660 gene encoding zinc finger CCCH domain-containing protein 39-like, producing MGTPLPTPQFFAQYLESGDSRRQRKHQIPTEEKEIKAQSDINSQAFKKPRTSETVSNSNAASGQNKMLPSYYKTQLCRKFQMGCCSSGQRCSFAHGTSDLRRTLRDAQGMETEKGNLARRTWNGDHGSSNGVRICRSFFRWGTCSYGDKCRFRHVNPENIRDSSFISISTAGGSAQFDCKKSLEQRKLCGYTTPECGSVQANSLTAYTRGNNASNHRMGIAIAYKQGQSTQCNLEWNELEKLSRIYADWIEDMPLLHGSSSKVECYSSLV from the exons ATGGGTACTCCATTACCTACTCCCCAATTTTTTGCTCAATATCTTGAATCCGGTGACAGCAGGCGTCAGAGGAAACATCAAATCCCTACTGAGGAGAAAGAAATCAAAGCTCAATCTGACATCAACTCCCAAGCTTTCAAGAAACCCAGAACTTCAGAAACCGTATCGAACTCGAATGCGGCCTCAGGACAGAACAAAATGTTGCCTAGCTATTACAAGACCCAACTGTGCCGTAAATTCCAAATGGGTTGTTGCTCTTCTGGGCAGAGATGTTCCTTTGCTCATGGCACCAGTGATCTCCGCAGGACTTTGCGTGATGCGCAAGGAATGGAAACTGAGAAGGGAAACTTGGCCAGGAGGACTTGGAATGGTGATCATGGAAGTTCTAATGGAGTGAGAATATGCAGGTCGTTCTTTAGATGGGGAACATGCAGTTACGGAGACAAATGCCGCTTTCGTCATGTCAATCCTGAAAATATCAGAGATAGTTCGTTCATAAGCATTTCAACTGCTGGTGGTTCTGCTCAATTTGACTGCAAGAAGTCTCTGG AACAAAGGAAGCTTTGTGGCTATACTACACCAGAATGTGGAAGTGTGCAGGCTAACAGTTTAACGGCTTATACGAGGGGCAACAATGCATCAAATCATAGGATGGGGATTGCGATTGCTTATAAACAAGGTCAAAGTACGCAGTGCAACTTAGAGTGGAACGAACTTGAGAAATTGAGTCGCATCTATGCTGATTGGATTGAAGATATGCCTCTTCTACATGGCTCATCAAGCAAAGTGGAGTGCTACTCGAGTTTAGTATGA
- the LOC114822468 gene encoding probable disease resistance protein At5g63020 produces MGNMFSVSIPCDHTANFCCWGFLSQQANYIGKLGVNLEALDRSSQELIALKNDLVRRVEVSELQTSMMRLDQVQLWIKKAETLETRVREVKNCADREIQKSCSGVYCSKNYFPSYKYGKKVFKMLVEVDALKSKGSFEEVVTESLPVGVVYEMPTEPTVGMESMFEQVWRHVEDEQVGTIGLYGMGGVGKTTLLTKIHNDLAFSTSYHFDLVLWIVVSKDHKLEILQDKIGEKLGIVNDKWKHKEPHEKAQHIFKFLSEKIFVLLLDDLWEPIEMIKVGIPNPAIPDTADNKKSKKSKIIFTTRLEHICSCMDAQIKIKVRCLMPNQAWTLFQEKVGKETLQSHPDIPALAQVVANECDGLPLASITVGQAMTCKKTPHEWNHAIRVLKESASEFSTMGDKVFPLLKFSYDNLPSETIKSCFLYCALFPEDFRMSKDDLLYFWMCEDMFEEYVNVDVAKNETYHIIGTLLSACLLEEEGNFVKMHDVIRDMALWLACDCGKENESILVHAGLQGTPHVKKWKNAKRVSLVGSHFKSLVETPKSPNLLTLFLRGGKGPLNMIADGFFDHMPTLRVLDLSENLNITKLPSGISNLISLQHLNLSRTGVRELPIELKACVRLKYLDLEHTDQLDFVPQNIISSFPMLKVLRMLACSSSDRILVDGEGALMEEMQDLEYLDVLTLSVRSSSFLQKLIGFYKLVTRIRTLQLSDGKNEASFLDISSLVDMKHLDTLYIRDTPNWKQLEVDWAGRAPNDPWDLMMIKQNCFLCLQFIEVSRCPNLTDMTWLIFAPNLSHLRVDACNDIEKIIDLERLGGVGNVVQELNPFGKLTILILSMLPRLSSIHDSPLPFPYLKEIKVVACPVLRKLPLNSASAEGSNIVIRGHEAWWSFLEWEDEDAQNVFLPCFRHG; encoded by the coding sequence ATGGGGAACATGTTCTCAGTCTCCATACCTTGCGATCACACGGCTAACTTCTGCTGCTGGGGTTTCCTTAGTCAACAAGCAAACTACATCGGCAAGCTCGGAGTAAACCTTGAAGCTCTGGATCGATCATCGCAAGAACTGATCGCTTTAAAGAATGATCTCGTGAGAAGGGTTGAGGTTTCCGAGCTTCAGACATCCATGATGCGCTTGGACCAGGTACAACTGTGGATTAAAAAGGCGGAAACTCTTGAGACACGAGTCAGAGAAGTTAAAAATTGTGCAGATCGAGAAATTCAGAAATCATGTAGCGGAGTTTACTGCTCCAAGAACTACTTTCCCAGCTACAAGTACGGAAAAAAAGTGTTTAAAATGTTGGTGGAAGTGGATGCCTTGAAAAGCAAGGGAAGCTTTGAAGAGGTGGTAACAGAAAGCTTACCGGTAGGTGTAGTCTATGAAATGCCTACTGAACCAACAGTGGGGATGGAGTCGATGTTTGAACAGGTCTGGAGACATGTTGAAGATGAACAGGTGGGAACAATCGGGTTATATGGAATGGGAGGGGTGGGCAAGACCACCCTCCTTACCAAAATCCATAACGATTTGGCCTTTAGTACTTCTTACCATTTTGATCTTGTGCTTTGGATCGTGGTCTCAAAAGACCACAAACTTGAAATCCTCCAAGATAAGATTGGTGAAAAGCTTGGGATTGTTAATGACAAATGGAAGCACAAAGAGCCGCATGAAAAAGCTCAACACATCTTCAAGTTCTTGAGTGAGAAGATATTTGTGCTATTGTTGGATGATTTATGGGAGCCGATTGAAATGATTAAAGTTGGGATTCCTAATCCAGCGATTCCTGATACAGCTGACAATAAGAAGTCGAAGAAGTCGAAGATAATATTCACGACTCGCTTGGAGCATATATGTAGTTGTATGGATGCTCAAATAAAGATTAAAGTCAGGTGTCTAATGCCGAACCAAGCATGGACCTTGTTTCAGGAGAAGGTGGGCAAAGAAACTCTTCAAAGTCATCCAGATATCCCCGCACTTGCGCAAGTCGTGGCAAATGAGTGTGACGGTTTGCCACTTGCATCGATTACAGTTGGTCAAGCCATGACGTGCAAGAAAACACCCCACGAATGGAATCATGCAATTCGGGTTCTAAAGGAATCTGCCTCAGAGTTTTCCACTATGGGAGACAAGGTATTTCCTCTTTTAAAATTTAGTTACGATAATCTGCCCAGTGAGACAATCAAATCATGCTTCTTATATTGTGCTCTATTTCCGGAAGATTTCCGGATGAGTAAAGatgatttattatatttttggaTGTGTGAGGACATGTTTGAAGAGTATGTTAACGTAGATGTAGCGAAAAATGAGACTTACCATATCATAGGAACGCTCCTTTCTGCATGTTTgttggaagaagaaggaaattttgtaaaaatgcaTGACGTAATTCGTGACATGGCATTGTGGTTAGCTTGTGACTGCGGGAAAGAAAACGAGAGTATCCTCGTGCATGCAGGTCTCCAGGGAACACCACATGTGAAGAAATGGAAGAACGCTAAAAGGGTATCATTGGTTggtagtcattttaaaagcctAGTTGAAACACCAAAATCTCCAAATCTGTTGACCTTATTTCTTAGAGGTGGAAAAGGTCCTTTGAATATGATTGCTGATGGCTTTTTCGATCATATGCCTACTCTGCGAGTTCTGGATTTGTCTGAAAATCTGAACATAACCAAATTGCCATCTGGCATTTCCAACCTGATTTCGTTACAACACCTAAATTTGTCAAGAACTGGTGTAAGAGAGCTGCCAATTGAATTAAAGGCTTGTGTGAGGCTAAAATATTTGGATTTGGAGCATACGGATCAGCTTGATTTTGTACCACAAAATATAATATCAAGTTTTCCAATGCTAAAAGTTTTGAGGATGCTAGCATGTAGTTCGTCAGATAGAATTCTTGTTGACGGTGAAGGAGCCCTGATGGAGGAAATGCAGGATTTGGAATACCTTGACGTTTTGACTTTGAGCGTACGGAGTAGCTCTTTTTTGCAAAAACTGATCGGATTCTACAAATTGGTGACCCGCATTCGGACTCTACAGCTCTCGGATGGCAAGAACGAAGCAAGCTTTCTAGACATATCGTCTTTGGTGGATATGAAACATCTTGATACCCTTTATATTCGGGATACTCCTAATTGGAAACAATTGGAAGTTGATTGGGCAGGACGAGCACCTAACGATCCCTGGGATTTAATGATGATAAAACAAAATTGCTTCCTTTGCCTTCAGTTCATAGAAGTATCACGATGCCCAAATCTCACGGACATGACTTGGCTCATTTTTGCTCCGAATCTCAGCCATTTACGTGTAGATGCCTGCAATGATATTGAGAAAATAATCGATTTGGAAAGACTGGGTGGAGTTGGAAATGTGGTACAAGAACTGAACCCTTTTGGAAAACTTACCATTCTGATTTTGAGTATGCTTCCACGGCTGAGTAGCATACATGATAGTCCCCTGCCCTTTCCATACCTGAAAGAAATCAAGGTAGTTGCATGTCCAGTGCTGAGAAAGCTTCCACTCAACTCCGCAAGTGCTGAGGGGAGCAATATTGTAATCAGAGGACATGAAGCATGGTGGTCTTTCTTAGAGTGGGAGGACGAAGATGCTCAAAATGTTTTTCTTCCCTGCTTCAGACATGGTTAA